The Acidobacteriota bacterium DNA segment ATCTCCGATGGAGGTTCCACCGGGGAACGGTCGGTAGGAGAGGACCGTTGCGGTTCAGCCAAAAAGGCACCGTTGGGCTCAATCGTCCCGGAACCTCCATCGGCCCTACGGGTTCGGGCGGAACGGCACCGTCTTCGTCGTCGCTCCTCCTCGCAATGAATAGCATTGGCTCGTCGTCGCTCCTAGAATCCGGCGCCGTTGCGCTCCGAAAGATGGCAACCCTATTTCTGTTACAGAACACTAGCGCCGGAACCCTCGTCCCAAGACTCGACCCGACATGTCCCTGCGCAAGGCAATCTTCTGGGTTCATCTGATGGTCGGCGTCACCGCCGCCGTCGTGATCCTCATGCTGGCGGTGACCGGCGTGATCCTCACCTACGAGTCGCAGTTGAACCGGTGGGCGATCCGCGACTATCGAGCCGATCCGCCGGGCCCGGGCGTCGCACCGCTCGGGCTCGACGAGTTGATTTCACGGGTCAGCGGCGGGCAGTCTGCCGATGTGGTTACTTCCGTGGCTTTGCCCAGGGACCCGTTAGAACCGGCGGTCGTCGAGATCGACGGCGGAGCCACCCTCTTCGTAAACCGCTTCACCGGCGAGCGGCTGGGCGACGGCAATACCCGAACGAGGCGCTTCCTCCGGAGCGTCATGTACTGGCACCGGTGGTTCGCCCTGGAGGGGGAATATCGGATCATGGGTCGGACGGTGGTTGCAGTCGCCAACCTCGGGTTCCTGTTCCTGCTCGTCAGCGGGGTCTATCTCTGGTGGCCGTCGATCCGAAGCCGCGCCGCTTGGAGACACGCGCTGTGGTTCCGCCGCCGCCTCAAGGGGCGGACGCGCGATTTCAACTGGCATAACGTGATCGGCTTCTGGTCAGCCATTCCGCTCGCCGTCATCGTTTTCAGCGGGGCCACCATCTCGTATCAGTGGGCCGCCGACCTCGTCCATCGGCTGGCGGGCGACACGCCACCGTTTCAGCGATCGCCACGGCCGTGGCAGTCAGACGCGCGGGACAACCTGTCCGTCGCTCTGGAACCGGCAGCCGCGTTGGTCGAGTTGCAGGCGTTGGCCACCAAGGCCGGTATCGAGACGCCCGGATGGCGAACTCTCACCATTGATCTTCCCGAGTCGATTCACGACCCCGTCGTGGTTGCGGCCGACCGCGGAAACGGCCGCCAGCCGTCGAAGAGCGAGGATCTACTTTTCGACCGGGCAACCGGCGAGCTGGTCGAGCGTTCCGGGTATCCGACCTTCACGCCCGGCTTCAAGATCCGGCGATGGTTGCGTTTTGCCCACACCGGAGAGGTGTACGGTGTTGTCGGCCAGT contains these protein-coding regions:
- a CDS encoding PepSY-associated TM helix domain-containing protein produces the protein MSLRKAIFWVHLMVGVTAAVVILMLAVTGVILTYESQLNRWAIRDYRADPPGPGVAPLGLDELISRVSGGQSADVVTSVALPRDPLEPAVVEIDGGATLFVNRFTGERLGDGNTRTRRFLRSVMYWHRWFALEGEYRIMGRTVVAVANLGFLFLLVSGVYLWWPSIRSRAAWRHALWFRRRLKGRTRDFNWHNVIGFWSAIPLAVIVFSGATISYQWAADLVHRLAGDTPPFQRSPRPWQSDARDNLSVALEPAAALVELQALATKAGIETPGWRTLTIDLPESIHDPVVVAADRGNGRQPSKSEDLLFDRATGELVERSGYPTFTPGFKIRRWLRFAHTGEVYGVVGQSIAGGVSLGVAVMVWTGLAMSWRRFFGYRRRT